A genomic window from Pseudomonadota bacterium includes:
- a CDS encoding nucleoside deaminase, translating into MALALLEADRAGALGEVPVGAVVVDAAGEVLAAGHNRRQCDRDPTAHAEVLVLREAARRRGDWRLAGTSLYVTLEPCPMCAGALVNARVGRLVYGCADPKAGAVRTLFSLCSDARLNHRVEIVSGVLAERCGQRLSAFFAQLRAKKEG; encoded by the coding sequence ATGGCGTTGGCCCTGCTCGAGGCGGATCGGGCCGGGGCCCTGGGGGAGGTGCCCGTCGGGGCGGTGGTGGTCGACGCCGCCGGCGAGGTCCTCGCCGCGGGGCATAACCGGCGCCAATGCGACCGAGACCCGACCGCCCACGCAGAGGTCCTGGTGCTGCGTGAGGCCGCCCGCCGGCGCGGCGACTGGCGGCTGGCCGGCACCTCGCTCTATGTCACCCTCGAGCCCTGCCCGATGTGCGCGGGGGCACTGGTCAACGCTCGCGTCGGTCGCCTGGTCTACGGCTGTGCCGACCCCAAGGCGGGGGCGGTGCGAACCCTCTTTTCGCTCTGCTCCGATGCGCGGCTCAACCATCGCGTCGAGATCGTCTCCGGCGTGCTGGCGGAGCGCTGCGGGCAGCGGCTGTCGGCCTTCTTCGCGCAGCTGCGCGCCAAGAAGGAAGGCTAG
- a CDS encoding UTP--glucose-1-phosphate uridylyltransferase, which yields MPERGDAIPGQGDWPQLPALVELMRAAGLSPASIGGFCRLYRRYRGGDLGTVSWSEVAPVGVGDVVDHRALRDGPNEQRGRALLGALVCIKLNGGLGTTMNLDRAKSLIAVRGGRSFLELSLAQVESRRTARGGRPALLLLNSERTRADSLPVIEQAGATQPDRLPWDFLQPVYPRLDGQSGQAACLPESESSWAPAGHGDCYLSLREGGLLDALLACGYRWAFVSNVDNLAATVDPSLLGYLDREGIEFALEVTEKTAADRKGGVIVRRGGRLALLEQAQLPAEQAVAFDDAASPPLFNTNSVWWNLPALQRRLAAGPLDLPLIVNHKQVAGADIVQLETAMGAAVGCFERAAAIRVGRERFAPVKATDDLLVVRSDAFVIDPEDGGLRPNPARDPELGPVIVRLDEAYYRGVDQLEQRFGSTPSLVRCASLEIEGDVHFGPDIELRGRVVLRNRSGRPQRIAGGALLADQTVEWPA from the coding sequence ATGCCAGAGCGGGGCGACGCGATACCGGGGCAGGGGGACTGGCCCCAGCTACCCGCCCTCGTCGAGCTGATGCGCGCGGCGGGCCTCAGCCCGGCGTCCATCGGTGGTTTCTGTCGCCTCTACCGGCGCTACCGCGGGGGCGATCTCGGCACAGTGAGCTGGTCCGAGGTGGCGCCGGTCGGGGTCGGTGACGTCGTCGACCACCGCGCGCTGCGCGATGGACCGAACGAGCAACGTGGGCGCGCGCTGCTCGGCGCGCTGGTCTGTATCAAGCTCAATGGCGGCCTTGGCACGACGATGAACCTCGATCGCGCCAAGTCGCTGATCGCCGTGCGCGGCGGTCGCTCCTTTCTCGAGCTCAGCCTGGCACAGGTCGAGTCGCGACGTACCGCGCGAGGGGGACGTCCGGCGCTCCTGCTGCTCAACAGCGAGCGCACGCGCGCCGATAGTCTGCCGGTGATCGAGCAGGCCGGCGCGACGCAGCCCGATCGGTTGCCCTGGGACTTCCTGCAGCCGGTCTATCCGCGCCTCGACGGGCAGAGCGGGCAGGCGGCATGCCTGCCTGAGTCGGAATCGAGCTGGGCGCCCGCCGGTCATGGCGACTGCTATCTCTCGCTGCGCGAGGGAGGACTGCTCGACGCGCTCTTGGCCTGCGGCTATCGCTGGGCCTTTGTCAGCAACGTCGACAACCTGGCGGCGACGGTCGACCCCAGCCTCCTGGGCTACCTCGATCGTGAGGGCATCGAGTTTGCCCTCGAGGTGACCGAGAAGACCGCGGCCGACCGCAAGGGTGGGGTGATCGTGCGGCGGGGGGGGCGTCTCGCACTGCTCGAGCAAGCGCAGCTGCCCGCGGAGCAGGCCGTGGCCTTCGACGACGCGGCGTCGCCGCCCTTGTTCAACACCAACAGCGTCTGGTGGAACCTACCCGCGCTGCAGCGCCGCTTGGCGGCGGGGCCGCTCGACCTGCCGCTGATCGTGAACCATAAGCAGGTCGCCGGCGCGGACATCGTGCAGCTCGAGACCGCAATGGGCGCGGCGGTCGGCTGCTTCGAGCGGGCGGCAGCCATCCGTGTCGGGCGTGAGCGCTTCGCGCCGGTCAAGGCCACCGATGACCTGCTCGTCGTGCGCTCCGACGCCTTCGTCATCGATCCCGAGGACGGCGGATTGCGCCCCAACCCGGCGCGCGATCCGGAGCTCGGGCCCGTGATCGTGCGTCTCGACGAGGCGTACTATCGGGGCGTCGACCAGCTCGAGCAGCGCTTCGGCTCGACCCCGAGCCTGGTTCGTTGCGCCAGCCTGGAGATCGAGGGCGACGTGCACTTCGGGCCCGACATCGAGTTGCGTGGTCGGGTGGTGCTGCGCAATCGCAGCGGGCGTCCGCAGCGGATCGCCGGTGGCGCCCTGCTCGCCGACCAAACGGTGGAGTGGCCGGCCTGA
- a CDS encoding 6-phosphofructokinase translates to MRSENRGKKLAIVVGGGPAPGINGVIRSATIEATNSGLQVLGVLEGFKWLAQGDTTHVRPLTVDEVSRIHLQGGSVLGTSRENPSKSEEKLGNAVRALRALEVDYLISIGGDDTASTASKIDAATGKEIEIAHVPKTIDNDLPLPGDLPTFGYQTARQVGVDLVCNLLEDARTTMRWYFVVAMGRTAGHLALGMGKASGSTLTIIPEEFRGRKVRLAELSRILEGAVIKRRAAGHMHGVAIIAEGAAECIDEQDLSQLKDVERDDHGHVRLAELPFGRLISVLARTELAALGHKVTTVDKNIGYELRSAAPVAFDLEYTQDLGSAAVRSLLSGNTGVLICVQGADLLPLRLKDMLDPQTGKMRVRRVDVDSNAYANARRFMVRLGPDDFEGEALLQLAAASGLAPEAFKARYGEQARPW, encoded by the coding sequence ATGCGAAGTGAAAACCGGGGCAAGAAGCTCGCGATCGTCGTCGGCGGTGGCCCGGCGCCCGGTATCAATGGCGTCATTCGCTCGGCGACGATCGAGGCGACGAACTCGGGCCTGCAAGTGCTCGGCGTGCTCGAGGGCTTCAAGTGGCTGGCCCAAGGCGATACGACGCATGTGCGTCCGCTGACGGTCGACGAGGTCTCGCGCATCCACCTGCAGGGCGGCTCGGTGCTCGGCACCTCGCGCGAGAATCCCTCCAAGAGCGAGGAAAAGCTGGGCAACGCCGTGCGCGCGCTGCGGGCGCTCGAGGTCGACTACCTGATCAGCATCGGTGGCGACGACACGGCCTCGACGGCCAGCAAGATCGACGCCGCGACGGGCAAGGAGATCGAGATCGCCCATGTGCCCAAGACGATCGACAACGATCTTCCCCTGCCGGGCGACCTGCCCACCTTCGGCTATCAGACCGCGCGCCAGGTCGGCGTCGATCTGGTCTGCAACCTGCTTGAGGACGCGCGGACGACGATGCGCTGGTACTTCGTCGTCGCGATGGGTCGCACCGCCGGGCACCTCGCCTTGGGCATGGGCAAGGCCTCGGGTTCGACGCTGACGATCATTCCGGAGGAGTTCCGGGGTCGCAAGGTGCGACTCGCCGAGCTCTCGCGCATCCTCGAGGGCGCGGTGATCAAGCGTAGGGCCGCGGGGCATATGCACGGCGTGGCGATCATCGCCGAGGGCGCGGCGGAGTGCATCGATGAGCAGGACCTCAGCCAGCTCAAGGACGTCGAGCGCGACGACCACGGGCATGTGCGGCTGGCCGAGCTGCCCTTCGGGCGCCTGATCAGCGTGCTCGCGCGCACCGAGCTGGCCGCGCTCGGGCATAAGGTCACGACGGTCGACAAGAACATCGGCTATGAGCTGCGCAGCGCGGCACCGGTGGCCTTCGACCTCGAGTACACGCAGGACCTCGGCAGCGCCGCGGTGCGCTCGCTGCTCAGCGGCAACACCGGCGTGCTGATCTGCGTGCAGGGGGCCGACCTGCTGCCGCTGCGGCTCAAGGACATGCTCGACCCGCAGACCGGCAAGATGCGCGTGCGTCGCGTCGACGTCGATTCCAACGCCTACGCCAACGCGCGCCGCTTCATGGTGCGCCTGGGGCCCGACGACTTCGAGGGCGAGGCGCTGCTGCAGCTCGCGGCGGCCAGCGGGCTGGCGCCTGAGGCCTTCAAGGCGCGCTACGGCGAGCAGGCGCGCCCCTGGTAG
- a CDS encoding MBL fold metallo-hydrolase, giving the protein MVETVPNGPFVENCYLVACAATRTALIIDPGDEPERIAERVRALGFQVQRIVATHAHIDHVGAVAALKRALGVPFTIHAAERTWLDQLALQATVFRLPAPEIPLVDEELVPGAALTFGEQQVQVLATPGHTPGGCSLHLASAGVVFVGDTLFAGSIGRTDLPGGDLPTLMRSLRQALLTLDDETVVFSGHGPTTTIGAERLHNPFIRGSVGR; this is encoded by the coding sequence ATGGTCGAGACGGTGCCCAATGGGCCCTTCGTCGAGAACTGCTACCTGGTGGCCTGCGCCGCCACGCGCACGGCCCTGATCATCGATCCCGGCGACGAGCCCGAGCGGATCGCGGAGCGCGTCCGGGCGCTCGGATTTCAGGTCCAGCGCATCGTCGCCACCCACGCGCACATCGACCACGTCGGCGCGGTGGCGGCGCTGAAACGGGCGCTCGGCGTCCCCTTCACCATCCACGCGGCCGAGCGCACCTGGCTCGATCAGCTCGCGCTGCAGGCGACCGTCTTCCGCCTGCCCGCGCCCGAGATCCCCCTCGTCGACGAGGAGCTCGTGCCGGGCGCGGCCCTGACCTTCGGTGAGCAGCAGGTCCAGGTGCTCGCCACCCCGGGCCACACGCCCGGAGGCTGCTCGCTCCACCTCGCGAGCGCGGGCGTGGTCTTTGTCGGCGATACCCTCTTCGCCGGATCGATCGGCCGAACCGACCTGCCGGGCGGCGACCTGCCGACGCTGATGCGTTCGCTGCGCCAGGCGCTGCTCACCCTCGACGACGAAACGGTGGTCTTCAGCGGCCACGGACCGACGACGACGATCGGCGCCGAGCGGCTGCACAACCCCTTCATCCGCGGCAGCGTCGGACGCTGA
- a CDS encoding peptide chain release factor-like protein has translation MTMTRLQQLDQRLAELGLRAEDLVERFVRASGPGGQHVNRTASAVQLVHGPSGLETRAESERSQLQNRIAAREQLIARVEAQRAAAAAARRAAAERERRRRRRPPPGVRREMVVAKRRRGALKRQRGPATADD, from the coding sequence ATGACCATGACGCGACTGCAGCAGCTCGACCAGCGCCTGGCTGAGCTCGGCCTGCGGGCCGAGGATCTCGTCGAGCGCTTCGTCCGCGCCAGCGGACCGGGTGGCCAGCATGTCAACCGCACGGCCAGCGCGGTGCAGCTCGTGCACGGCCCGAGCGGCCTCGAGACGCGCGCCGAGAGCGAACGCTCTCAGCTACAGAACCGCATCGCCGCCCGCGAACAGCTGATCGCTCGGGTCGAGGCGCAACGCGCGGCCGCGGCCGCCGCCCGGCGCGCGGCAGCCGAACGGGAGCGGCGCCGGCGCCGGCGGCCGCCGCCGGGCGTTCGTCGCGAGATGGTCGTCGCCAAACGGCGCCGCGGCGCTCTCAAGCGCCAGCGCGGTCCGGCGACGGCCGACGACTGA
- a CDS encoding phospholipid carrier-dependent glycosyltransferase encodes MISCSAASSTASAPDATPANAANRRWRRALLAILLGGLALKLVRLSEPPDFYLDEVYHAFTAQQYLHGNPAAYDPWAKPPPTRAFEWTHPPLAKLIMAGAMALLGEGAFAWRLGSALSSTAAVGLTALLCAELFGSGAAALWAALLLSLEGLSFTLGRIAMNDAYFICFALFTLLHYVRWKDGGRRRSLLLAATGLGLALATKWTALYLVGIVGIDLLRDLLLGRRRWQDRGLWLAALVFALIPPLLYLASYLHFFAVGRGWRQLLELQQQMWWYHTRLKATHSYQSRPWQWVLNLRPIWLHVAYLRAGWVAHIYSLGNSVTLIAGFAVALRWSLSDFLGVGVPASGGGRLSHAEAQRCARARWARWFVLLAYFALWLPWTLSPRIMLFYHYAPAVPLLCIVLGLAVARARAGEGSLPPWARRAAAVVVLGAALWFVLTYPVLTGLPVPRAVIELGYARLPGWR; translated from the coding sequence ATGATCTCGTGCAGTGCAGCATCGTCGACCGCGTCAGCGCCCGACGCGACGCCGGCCAACGCGGCGAATCGTCGCTGGCGGCGGGCCTTGCTCGCGATCCTGCTCGGCGGGCTGGCGCTCAAGCTCGTGCGCCTCTCCGAACCCCCGGACTTCTACCTCGACGAGGTCTATCACGCGTTCACCGCGCAGCAGTACCTGCACGGCAATCCCGCTGCCTACGACCCCTGGGCCAAGCCGCCGCCCACTCGCGCCTTCGAATGGACGCATCCGCCGCTGGCCAAGTTGATCATGGCGGGCGCGATGGCGCTCCTCGGCGAAGGCGCCTTCGCCTGGCGCCTGGGCTCGGCCCTCAGTAGCACGGCGGCGGTGGGCCTCACGGCGCTGCTCTGCGCGGAGCTCTTCGGCTCTGGCGCGGCGGCGCTCTGGGCCGCGCTGCTGCTCAGCCTCGAGGGGTTATCGTTCACGCTCGGACGCATCGCGATGAACGACGCCTATTTCATTTGCTTCGCGCTCTTCACGCTCTTGCACTATGTGCGCTGGAAGGACGGCGGGCGGCGGCGCTCGCTGCTGCTGGCCGCCACGGGCCTCGGCCTCGCGTTGGCGACCAAGTGGACGGCGCTCTATCTCGTCGGCATCGTCGGCATCGACCTGCTGCGCGACCTACTGCTCGGCCGTCGCCGCTGGCAGGATCGTGGCCTCTGGCTCGCAGCCCTCGTCTTCGCGCTGATCCCGCCGCTGCTCTACCTGGCGAGCTACCTGCACTTCTTTGCGGTCGGCCGCGGCTGGCGGCAGCTGCTCGAGCTGCAGCAGCAGATGTGGTGGTACCACACGCGACTGAAGGCCACGCATAGCTACCAGTCGCGGCCCTGGCAGTGGGTGCTGAACCTGCGCCCGATCTGGCTGCACGTTGCCTACCTGCGCGCGGGATGGGTCGCGCACATCTACAGCCTCGGCAACTCCGTGACGTTGATCGCCGGCTTCGCCGTGGCCCTGCGCTGGAGCCTGAGCGATTTCCTCGGCGTTGGCGTGCCCGCCAGTGGCGGGGGCCGACTGAGCCACGCCGAGGCGCAGCGCTGCGCGCGGGCGCGTTGGGCGCGCTGGTTCGTGCTGCTGGCATACTTCGCCCTCTGGCTCCCCTGGACGCTCTCGCCGCGGATTATGCTCTTCTACCACTACGCGCCGGCGGTGCCCCTGCTCTGCATCGTGCTCGGATTGGCCGTGGCGCGGGCGCGGGCGGGAGAGGGGAGCCTGCCGCCCTGGGCGCGTCGCGCGGCAGCCGTCGTCGTGCTCGGCGCCGCGCTTTGGTTTGTCCTGACCTATCCGGTGCTGACTGGCCTGCCGGTGCCAAGGGCGGTGATCGAGCTGGGCTATGCGCGCCTGCCGGGCTGGCGTTAG
- a CDS encoding serine/threonine protein kinase has product MARAPADPSGLEHTVVGGVAPGVTRPQGSGPGAREPTARRPSEPSPIADVPTVVTPSAPGVLIPGQMVGEYRVTSVLGRGGMGVVYAGIQPLIGKRVAIKVLQARYSASDEGLARFTLEARAVNQARSRFIVDIFSFGRLEDGCAYCVMELIDGRSLRAVLEAGAPLPLDYGLAVLYGIARGLEAAHDVGIVHRDLKPENIMVIEESDGAVSGKLLDFGIAKLQEPGIPAGWATQTGAAIGTPHYMSPEQCRGVAVTAAADLYSLGVVMFEMFSGRLPFVADSFVQLAIQHFERAPPRLGEYRAGIPPALEDLVCRCLAKSPEDRPPTVRALRAELRNLALATQQGGSPSAELWPRRVRSLVRDSQPDAAEGASASVWSSVADAAAPLVAGERRHFRPGARGRTLGWRTGGWILALAGAMVLALVAYRGLQPARAPVAAPPPDRAPAATITPAAAITPAAAITPAAVEAGLATVEGPHPSPLAALAADARPPHPRLRARRNRAALPIEHGAPSGSPRHPDETLDPFAQ; this is encoded by the coding sequence TTGGCACGGGCGCCAGCCGACCCGAGTGGGCTCGAGCATACCGTCGTCGGCGGCGTGGCGCCGGGTGTGACCCGTCCGCAGGGCAGTGGCCCCGGCGCCCGCGAACCGACGGCTCGGCGGCCCTCGGAGCCGTCGCCGATCGCCGACGTTCCCACCGTGGTTACCCCCTCCGCGCCGGGCGTGCTCATTCCTGGCCAGATGGTCGGCGAGTACCGCGTCACCAGCGTCCTCGGGCGCGGCGGGATGGGGGTGGTCTACGCTGGCATCCAGCCGCTGATCGGCAAGCGCGTGGCGATCAAGGTGCTGCAGGCGCGGTACAGCGCCAGCGACGAGGGGCTCGCGCGCTTCACGCTCGAAGCGCGGGCCGTCAATCAGGCGCGGAGCCGCTTTATCGTCGACATCTTCTCCTTCGGCCGCCTCGAGGATGGCTGTGCCTATTGCGTGATGGAGCTGATCGACGGTCGCTCGCTGCGCGCGGTGCTCGAGGCAGGCGCCCCGCTCCCCCTCGACTATGGTCTAGCCGTGCTCTACGGCATCGCGCGCGGGCTCGAGGCCGCGCATGACGTGGGCATCGTGCACCGCGACCTCAAGCCCGAGAACATCATGGTGATCGAGGAGAGCGACGGCGCGGTCTCCGGCAAGCTGCTGGACTTCGGCATCGCGAAGCTGCAGGAACCCGGGATCCCTGCCGGCTGGGCGACCCAGACCGGCGCCGCCATCGGCACGCCGCACTACATGTCGCCCGAGCAGTGCCGTGGGGTAGCGGTGACCGCTGCGGCCGATCTCTACTCGCTCGGTGTGGTGATGTTCGAGATGTTCAGCGGGCGGCTGCCCTTCGTCGCTGACTCCTTCGTCCAGCTCGCGATCCAGCACTTCGAGCGCGCGCCGCCGCGTCTCGGTGAGTATCGCGCGGGGATTCCGCCCGCCCTCGAGGACCTGGTGTGCCGCTGCCTGGCCAAGAGCCCGGAGGACCGGCCGCCGACCGTGCGCGCCCTGCGCGCCGAGCTGCGCAACCTCGCCCTGGCGACGCAGCAAGGCGGGAGCCCCAGCGCGGAGCTTTGGCCCCGGCGGGTGCGTTCTCTGGTGCGCGACTCACAGCCCGACGCGGCCGAGGGGGCAAGCGCATCGGTCTGGTCGTCGGTAGCCGACGCGGCAGCGCCGCTGGTGGCGGGCGAGCGGCGGCACTTTCGGCCGGGGGCGCGCGGGCGCACCCTTGGGTGGAGGACGGGTGGGTGGATCCTGGCGCTGGCCGGCGCGATGGTCCTCGCGCTCGTCGCCTACCGCGGGCTCCAACCCGCGCGCGCTCCCGTGGCGGCCCCGCCGCCCGATCGCGCCCCGGCAGCGACCATCACCCCGGCAGCGGCCATCACCCCGGCAGCGGCCATCACCCCGGCAGCGGTCGAGGCCGGGCTGGCGACGGTCGAAGGGCCTCATCCCTCGCCGCTGGCGGCGCTTGCCGCCGACGCGCGTCCTCCGCACCCTCGCCTTCGAGCGCGGCGCAACCGCGCTGCTCTGCCGATCGAGCATGGCGCCCCCTCTGGCTCACCGAGGCATCCTGATGAAACCCTCGATCCCTTCGCCCAATGA
- a CDS encoding ABC-2 family transporter protein: MRYLRLLRLQLRTALLLALQYRLDFLVKALLSLAWVSVALVPLVVLFHQRDNIGGWRWPEALLVVGFFSLLKGVLDGAIRPSLQEVVERVRTGAFDFLLLKPADAQFLVSTARFELWNFADSCAGLALITYGLRHSGHRVTVGGVLLALTLVAASLLILYSIWIVVVGLAFVAVKVDNLTYLFGSIYEAARWPESVFRGVLAVIFTFIIPLVVMTSFPARALLDRLAPTSALGAVAGALIFATVARAIWQRSVRYYTSAGG; encoded by the coding sequence TTGCGTTATCTGAGGCTGCTGCGCTTGCAACTGCGCACGGCGCTGCTGCTGGCGCTGCAGTACCGGCTCGACTTCCTGGTCAAGGCGCTGCTCTCGCTGGCGTGGGTCAGCGTGGCGCTGGTGCCGCTCGTGGTGCTCTTTCACCAGCGCGACAATATCGGCGGGTGGCGCTGGCCCGAGGCGCTGCTCGTCGTCGGCTTCTTCTCGCTGCTCAAGGGCGTGCTCGACGGCGCGATTCGTCCCTCGCTGCAAGAGGTCGTCGAGCGCGTGCGGACGGGCGCCTTCGATTTCTTGCTGCTCAAGCCGGCGGATGCGCAGTTCCTCGTCTCGACCGCGCGCTTCGAGCTCTGGAACTTTGCCGACTCCTGCGCCGGCCTGGCGTTGATCACTTATGGCCTGAGGCACAGCGGCCACCGCGTGACGGTCGGCGGGGTGTTGCTGGCGCTGACGCTGGTCGCCGCCTCGCTGCTGATCCTCTACTCGATCTGGATCGTCGTCGTCGGTTTGGCCTTTGTCGCCGTCAAGGTCGACAACCTGACCTACCTCTTCGGGTCGATCTACGAGGCGGCCCGCTGGCCCGAGAGCGTCTTCCGCGGGGTCTTGGCGGTTATCTTCACCTTCATCATCCCGCTCGTGGTGATGACGAGCTTCCCCGCGCGCGCCCTACTCGACCGCCTCGCGCCGACGAGCGCGCTCGGTGCCGTGGCGGGGGCGCTGATCTTCGCAACCGTCGCGCGCGCGATCTGGCAGCGCAGCGTGCGCTATTACACCAGCGCCGGTGGCTGA
- a CDS encoding ABC-2 family transporter protein: MPLVMMLLWTTVAKDGPVGRFGAAQFGAYFLLTMAVRLLTGSWVVWEMTMEIRQGTLARRLLRPVHPFLAYCAEQAAAVPLRMLIVLPLLVVMLAWLGTSQLSGEPLHWLLLPLALAGAWALLLSLMLLIGALALYWDSAISLFELWLALYFVFSGYTIPLELFPAGLRAIVAWLPFRFVLSFPVELALGLPPIRGALVALAVQWLYVTALFAAALTVFQRGLRRYAAFGG, translated from the coding sequence ATGCCGCTGGTGATGATGCTGCTCTGGACGACCGTGGCCAAGGATGGCCCCGTCGGCCGCTTCGGCGCGGCGCAGTTCGGCGCCTACTTCCTGCTGACGATGGCCGTACGGCTGCTGACCGGTTCATGGGTCGTCTGGGAGATGACGATGGAGATCCGCCAGGGCACGCTCGCGCGGCGGCTGCTGCGACCGGTGCATCCCTTCCTCGCCTATTGTGCCGAGCAGGCCGCGGCCGTGCCCCTGCGTATGCTAATCGTGCTGCCGCTGCTGGTGGTGATGCTGGCCTGGCTGGGTACGAGCCAGCTCAGCGGCGAGCCGCTGCACTGGCTGCTCCTGCCGCTGGCGCTCGCTGGGGCCTGGGCGCTGCTGCTATCGCTGATGCTGCTGATCGGTGCGCTGGCGCTCTATTGGGACAGCGCGATCTCGCTCTTCGAGCTCTGGCTGGCGCTCTACTTCGTCTTCTCGGGCTACACGATTCCGCTCGAGCTCTTCCCCGCCGGGCTGCGCGCGATCGTCGCCTGGCTGCCCTTTCGCTTCGTGCTCTCCTTTCCCGTCGAGCTGGCGCTCGGCCTACCGCCTATCCGCGGCGCGCTCGTGGCGCTGGCGGTGCAGTGGCTCTACGTCACGGCGCTCTTCGCCGCCGCCCTGACGGTCTTTCAGCGCGGTCTGCGGCGCTATGCCGCCTTTGGTGGTTAG
- a CDS encoding ATP-binding cassette domain-containing protein yields MAALRSLVRRRWETVRAVDDISFSIAPGERIGFLGPNGAGKTTTLKMLAGLLHPTSGEVSVAGFRPAARSRDFLHAITLVAGQKQQLLWDLPAVDTFELNRAIYEIPRPVYRQRLDELVELLDIAQVMRRPARQLSLGERMKCELAAALLHRPRVLFLDEPTIGLDITMQASLRRFIATYNERHGASVLLTSHYMADVAALCPRIVVINHGRIIYDGSLPQLVRRTRPEKRVEVHLERVLPRAELEGLGAKLVSYEGTQAVLHVAQGDLKRLVTQALAVLPVVDLSVADAPLETVLADLFAASPAPARDAAAVIAP; encoded by the coding sequence ATGGCGGCGCTCCGCTCGCTCGTTCGGCGGCGCTGGGAGACGGTGCGCGCGGTCGACGACATTTCGTTTTCGATCGCGCCAGGCGAGCGCATCGGCTTCCTCGGCCCCAATGGCGCCGGCAAGACCACGACCCTGAAGATGCTCGCGGGTCTGCTCCACCCGACCTCGGGTGAGGTCAGCGTGGCGGGCTTTCGCCCGGCCGCGCGCAGCCGCGACTTCTTGCACGCGATCACCTTAGTGGCGGGCCAGAAGCAGCAGCTCCTCTGGGATCTTCCCGCGGTCGACACCTTCGAGCTGAATCGCGCGATCTATGAGATCCCGCGGCCGGTCTACCGTCAGCGGCTCGACGAGCTGGTGGAGCTGCTCGACATCGCCCAGGTGATGCGCCGTCCGGCGCGGCAGCTCTCGCTCGGGGAGCGGATGAAGTGCGAGCTGGCCGCCGCGCTCTTGCATCGCCCGCGCGTGCTCTTTCTCGATGAGCCGACCATCGGCCTCGATATCACGATGCAGGCCAGCCTGCGGCGTTTCATCGCGACCTACAACGAGCGCCACGGCGCGAGCGTGCTGCTGACGAGCCACTACATGGCCGACGTCGCTGCGCTCTGCCCGCGGATCGTGGTGATCAACCACGGCCGCATTATCTACGACGGCTCGCTGCCGCAGCTCGTGCGCCGCACGCGGCCGGAGAAGCGTGTCGAGGTCCACCTCGAGCGCGTCCTGCCGCGCGCCGAGCTGGAAGGGCTCGGGGCCAAGCTCGTCAGCTACGAAGGCACGCAGGCGGTGTTGCATGTCGCGCAGGGCGACCTGAAGCGGCTGGTGACGCAGGCGTTGGCGGTCCTGCCCGTGGTCGACCTCAGCGTGGCGGATGCGCCGCTCGAGACCGTGCTCGCGGACCTCTTTGCTGCATCGCCGGCACCGGCGCGGGACGCCGCGGCCGTGATCGCGCCGTGA